From the genome of Actinacidiphila yeochonensis CN732, one region includes:
- a CDS encoding thymidine kinase has product MSELVFFSGTMDCGKSTLALQIVHNRAARGLRSVIFTRNDRAGEGKLSSRLGLVTDAVEVADGTDLYAHLVAELSRGSRVDYVVVDEAQFLGPDQADQLARVVDDLDLDVYAFGITTDFRSRLFPGSQRLIELADRVEALQVETLCWCGARATHNARTVGGVMVVEGAQVVIGDVDKAESEVGYEVLCRRHHRRQVTRAAAAGGSLAQDVLPVNPV; this is encoded by the coding sequence ATGTCCGAGCTGGTCTTCTTCTCCGGAACGATGGACTGCGGCAAATCCACCCTCGCCCTCCAGATCGTCCACAACCGGGCGGCACGCGGCCTGCGGTCGGTGATCTTCACCCGCAACGACCGGGCCGGCGAGGGCAAGCTCTCCTCCCGGCTGGGCCTGGTCACCGACGCCGTCGAGGTGGCCGACGGCACCGACCTCTACGCGCACCTGGTGGCCGAGCTCAGCCGCGGCTCCCGGGTGGACTACGTGGTGGTGGACGAGGCGCAGTTCCTCGGCCCGGACCAGGCCGACCAGCTGGCCCGGGTGGTCGACGACCTCGACCTCGACGTGTACGCCTTCGGCATCACCACCGACTTCCGCAGCCGGCTCTTCCCGGGCTCCCAGCGGCTGATCGAGCTGGCCGACCGGGTCGAGGCGCTCCAGGTGGAGACGCTGTGCTGGTGCGGCGCCCGGGCCACCCACAACGCCCGTACGGTGGGCGGGGTGATGGTGGTCGAGGGCGCCCAGGTGGTGATCGGCGACGTGGACAAGGCCGAGAGCGAGGTCGGCTACGAGGTGCTGTGCCGGCGCCACCACCGCCGCCAGGTGACCCGGGCGGCGGCGGCCGGCGGCTCGCTGGCCCAGGACGTGCTGCCGGTCAACCCCGTCTGA
- a CDS encoding DUF5998 family protein, translating to MAKTGTSTQGLRTAIERSGYYPALVAEAVEAAVGGEPVASYLVNQETTFDANEVRRHVTVLVLTGSRFIVSHTDEQAADDTSPSPYTTTSTESVKIGRISSVVVSRVVADPEEYTPGTPPREVVLTIGWGAVNRIDLEPAACADPDCEADHGYTGSSTADDLSLRVSEAGDGPDAVRDTLAFAQALSEATAAQD from the coding sequence ATGGCGAAAACCGGTACGAGCACGCAGGGCCTGCGCACGGCCATCGAGCGCAGCGGCTACTACCCGGCCCTGGTGGCCGAGGCCGTCGAGGCCGCGGTCGGCGGCGAACCGGTGGCGTCCTACCTGGTCAACCAGGAGACCACGTTCGACGCCAACGAGGTGCGCCGCCACGTCACGGTGCTGGTGCTCACCGGCAGCCGCTTCATCGTCAGCCACACCGACGAGCAGGCCGCCGACGACACCTCACCCAGCCCCTACACCACCACCTCCACCGAGTCGGTGAAGATCGGCCGGATCTCGTCGGTCGTGGTCAGCCGCGTGGTGGCCGACCCCGAGGAGTACACCCCCGGCACCCCGCCGCGCGAGGTGGTGCTGACCATCGGCTGGGGCGCCGTCAACCGCATCGACCTGGAGCCCGCCGCCTGCGCGGACCCGGACTGCGAGGCCGACCACGGCTACACCGGCTCCTCCACCGCCGACGACCTCTCGCTGCGGGTGAGCGAGGCCGGTGACGGCCCGGACGCGGTCCGTGACACCCTCGCCTTCGCGCAGGCGCTCTCCGAGGCGACAGCGGCCCAGGACTGA
- a CDS encoding murein hydrolase activator EnvC family protein yields MAFPVRPAASHGPDPDGADTPDRFDHPDGADHPDRPDGADGPDAPDGGSVSRRDGADGADGAHTPGPEADQAAGPGEPGRAAAPGPGRALLPPWGARAAQGRHRRPRRIGAGAALAGIVVLGGGGAALGTSLASSGRSAGSAAEGAAFGQAVGVPGALAHTLDGQADAQEPAGTATPDSGTGGTSASAAPAPAGTSGPKGEQKTAPKPTATSPATSPSGASRTSEPGAQASPSAPKAGAAPAPSATAPSAAATSGGSPSSAPTTAPGGWTAPVGAAPVSARSSAAGRTWPAAGGGLGGVDFLVPAGTAVHAVAAGTVVSAGPDGAEGLAVVIRHADGRYTLYGGLSRTLVAAGRTVTGGQSVGLSGTTGAGGTAGLHFEVRTAARGGSALDPLAYLREHGVGV; encoded by the coding sequence ATGGCGTTCCCCGTTCGCCCCGCCGCCTCCCACGGCCCCGATCCCGACGGCGCCGACACGCCCGACCGCTTCGACCACCCCGACGGCGCCGACCACCCCGACCGTCCTGACGGCGCCGACGGTCCCGACGCTCCTGACGGCGGCTCGGTATCGCGCCGCGACGGTGCCGACGGTGCCGACGGCGCCCACACGCCCGGCCCGGAGGCCGATCAGGCCGCCGGCCCCGGCGAGCCCGGCCGCGCCGCCGCGCCGGGTCCCGGCCGCGCCCTCCTGCCTCCGTGGGGTGCACGCGCCGCGCAGGGCCGACACCGCAGGCCGCGCCGGATCGGCGCCGGCGCCGCGCTGGCCGGCATCGTCGTCCTCGGCGGAGGAGGCGCCGCCCTCGGGACGTCGCTGGCCTCCTCCGGGCGGTCCGCCGGATCCGCGGCGGAGGGCGCCGCGTTCGGCCAGGCCGTCGGCGTCCCGGGCGCGCTGGCGCACACCCTGGACGGACAGGCGGACGCGCAGGAACCGGCCGGCACGGCCACTCCGGACAGCGGTACGGGCGGCACCTCCGCGAGCGCCGCACCCGCGCCCGCCGGGACGTCCGGCCCGAAGGGCGAGCAGAAGACCGCGCCGAAGCCCACCGCGACGTCGCCGGCCACATCCCCCTCGGGCGCCTCGCGGACGTCGGAGCCCGGCGCCCAGGCGTCGCCGTCCGCCCCGAAGGCCGGTGCCGCCCCGGCCCCGTCGGCCACGGCGCCGTCGGCCGCGGCCACCTCCGGCGGCAGCCCGTCGTCCGCGCCCACGACCGCCCCGGGCGGCTGGACGGCCCCGGTCGGGGCCGCCCCCGTCAGCGCGCGGAGCTCTGCCGCCGGCCGGACCTGGCCGGCGGCCGGGGGCGGGCTCGGGGGCGTGGACTTCCTCGTCCCGGCGGGAACCGCCGTGCACGCTGTCGCCGCCGGCACCGTGGTCTCCGCCGGCCCGGACGGCGCCGAGGGCCTCGCGGTGGTGATCCGCCACGCGGACGGCCGCTACACCCTCTACGGCGGCCTCTCCCGGACCCTGGTGGCCGCGGGCCGGACGGTGACGGGCGGCCAGAGCGTCGGCCTGTCCGGCACCACCGGCGCGGGCGGCACGGCCGGCCTGCACTTCGAGGTGCGCACCGCCGCGCGGGGCGGCTCCGCCCTCGACCCGCTGGCGTACCTGCGGGAGCACGGCGTCGGCGTCTGA
- a CDS encoding M16 family metallopeptidase, translating to MSDTATMTFHPQPQAGEPKPWAFPAPTRSTMANGLTLLVCDRPGQQVVAVEVLLAAPLAAEPEGLDGVATIMARGLSEGTDTLTAEEFAAELERCGATLDAHADHPGVRVSLEVPASRLDKALGLLADALRVPAFPEDEVKRLVANRLDEIPHELANPGRRAAMALSKELFPAEARHSRPRLGTEETVRRIDADAVRAFYAAHVRPATATVAVVGDLDGVDLPALLDATLGTWTGSSAEPPARTAITSDDAARVVVVDRPGSVQTQVLIGRTGPDRHNGLWAAQVLGTYCLGGTLTSRLDRVLREEKGYTYGVRAFGQVLLSSADGSGAALLGISGSVATDVTGPALADTWRVIRELAEGGLTDAERDVAVQNLVGVAPLRYETAAAVADTLMDQVEQQLPDDYQAALYARLVETGTVEATAAVVSAFPLDRLVVVLVGDASVIAEPVKELGIGPVRVVS from the coding sequence ATGAGCGACACCGCCACGATGACGTTCCACCCGCAGCCGCAGGCCGGCGAGCCGAAGCCGTGGGCCTTCCCCGCGCCGACCCGCTCCACGATGGCCAACGGCCTGACGCTGCTGGTCTGCGACCGCCCCGGCCAGCAGGTCGTGGCCGTCGAGGTGCTGCTGGCCGCCCCGCTGGCCGCCGAGCCCGAGGGCCTGGACGGCGTCGCCACCATCATGGCGCGCGGCCTGTCGGAGGGCACCGACACGCTGACCGCCGAGGAGTTCGCCGCCGAACTGGAGCGCTGCGGGGCCACCCTGGACGCGCACGCCGACCACCCCGGCGTCCGCGTCTCCCTGGAGGTGCCCGCCTCCCGGCTGGACAAGGCCCTCGGCCTGCTCGCCGACGCGCTGCGCGTCCCCGCGTTCCCCGAGGACGAGGTCAAGCGGCTGGTCGCGAACCGGCTCGACGAGATCCCGCACGAGCTGGCCAACCCCGGCCGGCGCGCCGCCATGGCGCTGTCCAAGGAGCTGTTCCCGGCCGAGGCCCGGCACTCCCGGCCGAGGCTCGGCACCGAGGAGACCGTCCGGCGGATCGACGCCGACGCGGTGCGCGCCTTCTACGCCGCGCACGTCCGGCCCGCGACGGCCACGGTGGCGGTGGTCGGCGACCTCGACGGCGTCGACCTGCCGGCGCTGCTCGACGCCACCCTCGGCACCTGGACCGGCAGCAGCGCCGAGCCGCCGGCCCGTACGGCCATCACCTCGGACGACGCCGCCCGCGTCGTCGTCGTGGACCGCCCCGGCTCCGTCCAGACCCAGGTGCTCATCGGCCGCACCGGGCCGGACCGGCACAACGGGCTGTGGGCCGCGCAGGTGCTGGGGACCTACTGCCTGGGCGGCACCCTCACCTCCCGGCTGGACCGGGTGCTGCGGGAGGAGAAGGGCTACACCTACGGGGTGCGGGCCTTCGGCCAGGTGCTGCTCTCCTCCGCGGACGGCTCCGGCGCCGCGCTGCTGGGGATCAGCGGCTCGGTGGCCACCGACGTGACCGGCCCGGCCCTCGCCGACACCTGGCGGGTGATCCGGGAGCTGGCCGAGGGCGGCCTGACCGACGCCGAGCGCGACGTCGCCGTGCAGAACCTCGTCGGCGTGGCGCCGCTGCGCTACGAGACCGCGGCCGCCGTGGCCGACACCCTGATGGACCAGGTGGAGCAGCAGCTGCCGGACGACTACCAGGCGGCGCTGTACGCGCGGCTGGTCGAGACCGGCACGGTGGAGGCGACGGCCGCGGTCGTCAGCGCCTTCCCGCTGGACCGGCTCGTGGTGGTCCTGGTCGGCGACGCGTCGGTGATCGCCGAGCCGGTCAAGGAACTGGGGATCGGACCGGTGCGGGTCGTCAGCTGA
- a CDS encoding HPr family phosphocarrier protein codes for MAERHVTIGWAEGLHARPASIFVRAATASGVPVTIAKADGSPVNAASMLAVLGLGARGGEEVVISSDAPDAEAALDRLAKLVAEGLDELPETV; via the coding sequence ATGGCTGAACGCCACGTCACCATCGGCTGGGCGGAGGGGCTGCACGCCCGCCCGGCGTCCATCTTCGTCCGCGCGGCCACCGCCTCGGGCGTACCCGTGACGATCGCGAAGGCGGACGGCTCGCCGGTCAACGCGGCCTCCATGCTCGCCGTACTGGGGTTGGGCGCCCGGGGCGGCGAGGAGGTGGTGATCTCCTCCGACGCGCCGGACGCGGAGGCGGCCCTCGACCGGCTGGCCAAGCTCGTGGCCGAGGGGCTGGACGAGCTTCCCGAGACGGTCTGA
- a CDS encoding alkaline phosphatase family protein produces MAPPLTDPYGPEPLDPRTAPAPAYGSGALSDLLPAAMAGFEVPGMPATGMVLEPADRVCVFLVDGMGWELLLRHPDWAPFLTSLVAASRRPLTAGFPATTATSLASVGTGLPPGRHGLPGYTALNPDTGELMNQLRWKPWTPPAVWQPYPTVFELADAAGISTCQVSSPDFERTPLTKVALSGGTFLGRLTGEERMDLAAKRLGADRALVYTYYSELDGSGHRFGVDSDAWRGQLATVDRLVQRLAEQLPPRSALYVTADHGMIDIPFDEESRIDFDEDWELRAGVAVLGGEGRARHVYAVPGAAGDVLAVWSEVLGDRMWVAGRDEAVAAGWFGPDPDPRVLPRIGDVVAVARDDVAVVATRTEPHESRMVGLHGSMVPVEQLVPLLEVRS; encoded by the coding sequence ATGGCCCCACCGCTCACCGACCCGTACGGCCCCGAGCCGCTCGACCCGCGCACCGCTCCGGCGCCCGCCTACGGCAGCGGGGCGCTGAGCGACCTCCTGCCGGCCGCGATGGCCGGCTTCGAGGTGCCCGGGATGCCCGCCACCGGGATGGTGCTGGAGCCCGCCGACCGGGTGTGCGTCTTCCTCGTCGACGGGATGGGGTGGGAGCTGCTGCTGCGCCACCCCGACTGGGCGCCCTTCCTCACCTCGCTGGTCGCCGCCTCCCGGCGCCCGCTGACGGCCGGCTTCCCCGCCACCACGGCGACCTCGCTGGCCTCGGTCGGCACCGGCCTGCCGCCCGGCCGCCACGGCCTGCCCGGGTACACCGCGCTCAACCCGGACACCGGCGAGCTGATGAACCAGCTGCGCTGGAAGCCGTGGACGCCGCCCGCGGTGTGGCAGCCGTACCCGACCGTCTTCGAGCTCGCCGACGCCGCCGGGATCTCCACCTGCCAGGTCTCCTCGCCCGACTTCGAGCGCACCCCGCTGACGAAGGTGGCGCTGTCCGGCGGCACCTTCCTGGGCCGGCTCACCGGCGAGGAGCGGATGGACCTGGCCGCGAAGCGGCTCGGCGCCGACCGGGCGCTGGTCTACACGTACTACAGCGAACTCGACGGCAGCGGCCACCGGTTCGGCGTGGACTCCGACGCCTGGCGCGGCCAACTCGCCACCGTGGACCGGCTGGTGCAGCGGCTGGCCGAGCAACTCCCGCCGCGCAGCGCGCTGTACGTCACGGCGGACCACGGCATGATCGACATCCCCTTCGACGAGGAGTCGCGGATCGACTTCGACGAGGACTGGGAGCTGCGCGCCGGCGTCGCCGTGCTCGGCGGGGAGGGCCGGGCCCGGCACGTCTACGCCGTCCCCGGGGCGGCCGGCGACGTGCTCGCGGTGTGGAGCGAGGTGCTCGGCGACCGGATGTGGGTGGCCGGCCGGGACGAGGCGGTGGCCGCGGGCTGGTTCGGCCCGGACCCCGACCCGCGGGTGCTGCCGCGGATCGGCGACGTGGTGGCCGTGGCCCGCGACGACGTCGCCGTGGTGGCCACCCGGACCGAGCCGCACGAGTCGCGGATGGTGGGCCTGCACGGCTCCATGGTCCCCGTCGAGCAACTCGTCCCGCTCCTCGAAGTACGCTCCTGA
- a CDS encoding bifunctional acetate--CoA ligase family protein/GNAT family N-acetyltransferase yields MSERPYPVHWEADVVLRDGGTAHIRPIGPDDAGRLVDFYGLVSDESKYFRFFAPYPRLSDRDVHRFTHHDYDDRVGLAATVGDDFIATVRYDRTDEQGRPATGPAGTRAEVAFLVQDAHQGRGVASALLEHIAAVARERGILHFTAEVLPENRRMVKVFTDAGYTQQRSFADGVVHLDLDLEPTDASVAVMRAREHRAEARSVQRLLRPASVAVVGVGRGPGGVGRALLRNIAAGGFTGRLVAVNPAFAEGAEVDGVPAHASVREAVAAGGGVDLAVVAVRAEQVPAAVADCGAAGVRGLVVVSAGYSESGPEGRARQRDLVRQARVHGMRVIGPNAFGVVNTAADTSLNASLSPELPRRGRLGLFTQSGSIGIALLSGLHRRGVGPSTFVSAGNRADVSGNDLLQFWQDDPETDVVLMYLESFGNPRKFTRLARRTAAAKPLVVVKGALHSGAVPPGHAVPVTRVPDSTVSALFRQAGVIRVGTVTELLDTGVYLALQPLPAGRRVAVLGNCESLGLLTYDAALTAGLRPLAPVDLTTGATPEDIAAALRAALADPGNDAVVVTVIPRVGTDPAAAPPGSGPAARPDPLAGLTGDQSPPVTADLSAAAARPPAEEDDPYLADALRRAAEGAAKPVVVVYLALEAMAGRLHAEDAPGARIPAYRAPDRAVRCLAVAAAYAAWRESAAGPGVVPELDGVDEAAAAEDVRRMLPPGTPAGEGRTLTEDEAATLLGRYGIRVVGSLPAPDPEAAVAAAERLGYPVALKTTAPHLRHRADLGGVRLDLADEEDLRRAYAELTARLGAPGELRPVVQAMAPRGVDTVVRAGVDPAAGAVLSFGLAGPPSELLGDLAHRLVPATDRDAAELVRSIRAAPLLFGWRGAEPVDTAALEELLLRVSMLTDDLPEVVAVDLDPVVVAPRGLSVLGARVRLSRPPARTDLGPRALSSF; encoded by the coding sequence ATGAGCGAACGGCCGTATCCGGTGCACTGGGAGGCGGACGTCGTCCTGCGCGACGGCGGCACCGCCCACATCCGGCCGATCGGCCCGGACGACGCCGGACGACTGGTCGACTTCTACGGACTCGTCTCCGACGAGTCCAAGTACTTCCGCTTCTTCGCCCCCTACCCGCGGCTGTCCGACCGCGACGTGCACCGCTTCACGCACCACGACTACGACGACCGGGTCGGGCTGGCCGCCACCGTCGGCGACGACTTCATCGCGACCGTCCGCTACGACCGCACCGACGAGCAGGGCCGGCCCGCGACCGGACCCGCGGGCACCCGGGCCGAGGTCGCCTTCCTCGTCCAGGACGCCCACCAGGGCCGCGGGGTGGCCTCCGCGCTGCTGGAGCACATCGCCGCCGTCGCCCGGGAGCGCGGCATCCTCCACTTCACCGCCGAAGTGCTGCCCGAGAACCGCAGGATGGTGAAGGTCTTCACCGACGCCGGCTACACCCAGCAGCGCAGCTTCGCCGACGGGGTGGTCCACCTCGACCTCGACCTGGAGCCCACCGACGCCTCCGTGGCGGTGATGCGCGCCCGCGAGCACCGCGCCGAGGCCCGCTCGGTGCAGCGGCTGCTGCGCCCGGCCTCCGTCGCCGTGGTCGGCGTCGGCCGCGGGCCCGGCGGCGTCGGCCGCGCCCTGCTGCGCAACATCGCCGCCGGCGGCTTCACCGGCCGGCTGGTCGCGGTCAACCCGGCCTTCGCCGAGGGCGCCGAGGTCGACGGCGTCCCCGCCCACGCGTCCGTGCGCGAGGCCGTGGCGGCCGGCGGCGGCGTGGACCTGGCGGTGGTCGCGGTGCGGGCCGAGCAGGTGCCGGCGGCGGTCGCCGACTGCGGCGCCGCGGGGGTGCGGGGCCTGGTGGTGGTGAGCGCCGGGTACTCCGAGTCCGGCCCCGAGGGGCGGGCCCGCCAGCGCGACCTGGTACGGCAGGCACGCGTCCACGGCATGCGGGTGATCGGCCCCAACGCGTTCGGCGTCGTCAACACCGCCGCCGACACCAGCCTCAACGCCTCGCTCTCGCCGGAGCTGCCGCGCCGCGGCCGGCTCGGCCTGTTCACGCAGTCCGGCTCCATCGGCATCGCGCTGCTGTCCGGGCTGCACCGGCGCGGGGTGGGCCCGTCCACGTTCGTCTCCGCCGGCAACCGGGCCGACGTCTCCGGCAACGACCTGCTCCAGTTCTGGCAGGACGACCCGGAGACCGACGTGGTGCTGATGTACCTGGAGTCGTTCGGCAACCCGCGCAAGTTCACCCGGCTCGCCCGCCGCACCGCCGCCGCCAAGCCGCTGGTGGTGGTCAAGGGAGCGCTGCACTCCGGCGCGGTGCCGCCCGGCCACGCCGTGCCGGTCACCCGGGTCCCCGACTCCACCGTCTCGGCGCTCTTCCGCCAGGCGGGGGTCATCCGGGTGGGCACCGTCACCGAGCTCCTCGACACCGGGGTGTACCTGGCCCTGCAGCCGCTGCCGGCCGGCCGCCGGGTCGCGGTCCTCGGAAACTGCGAGTCGCTCGGGCTGCTCACCTACGACGCCGCGCTCACCGCCGGGTTGCGCCCCCTCGCCCCCGTCGACCTCACCACCGGCGCCACCCCCGAGGACATCGCCGCCGCCCTGCGCGCCGCGCTGGCCGACCCCGGCAACGACGCGGTCGTGGTCACCGTGATCCCGCGCGTCGGCACGGACCCGGCCGCCGCGCCCCCCGGAAGCGGCCCCGCCGCCCGGCCGGACCCCCTCGCCGGCCTGACCGGCGACCAGAGCCCGCCGGTCACCGCCGACCTGTCCGCGGCCGCCGCCCGCCCGCCCGCCGAGGAGGACGACCCGTACCTCGCCGACGCCCTGCGCCGGGCCGCCGAGGGCGCCGCCAAGCCCGTCGTCGTGGTGTACCTCGCCCTCGAAGCGATGGCCGGCCGGCTGCACGCCGAGGACGCGCCCGGCGCCCGTATCCCCGCCTACCGCGCCCCCGACCGCGCGGTGCGCTGCCTGGCCGTCGCGGCGGCCTACGCGGCCTGGCGGGAGTCGGCGGCCGGCCCCGGCGTGGTGCCGGAGCTGGACGGCGTCGACGAGGCGGCCGCCGCCGAGGACGTCCGCCGGATGCTGCCGCCCGGCACCCCGGCCGGGGAGGGCCGCACCCTCACCGAGGACGAGGCCGCCACGCTGCTGGGCCGCTACGGCATTCGTGTCGTCGGCTCGCTGCCCGCCCCCGACCCGGAGGCGGCGGTGGCCGCGGCGGAACGGCTCGGCTACCCGGTCGCGCTGAAGACCACCGCCCCGCACCTGCGCCACCGCGCCGACCTCGGCGGGGTGCGGCTGGACCTCGCCGACGAGGAGGACCTGCGCCGCGCCTACGCCGAACTCACCGCGCGGCTCGGCGCCCCCGGGGAACTGCGGCCGGTGGTGCAGGCGATGGCGCCGCGCGGCGTGGACACGGTGGTACGCGCCGGGGTGGACCCGGCGGCCGGCGCGGTCCTCTCCTTCGGCCTGGCCGGGCCGCCCTCGGAGCTGCTCGGCGACCTCGCCCACCGTCTCGTTCCGGCCACCGACCGGGACGCCGCCGAGCTGGTCCGCTCCATCCGGGCCGCGCCGCTGCTCTTCGGCTGGCGCGGCGCGGAACCCGTGGACACCGCCGCGCTGGAAGAGCTGCTCCTGCGGGTGTCGATGCTCACCGACGACCTTCCCGAGGTGGTGGCCGTGGACCTGGACCCGGTGGTGGTCGCGCCGCGCGGGCTGAGCGTGCTCGGCGCCCGGGTCCGGCTGTCCCGCCCGCCGGCCCGCACCGACCTGGGGCCCCGGGCGCTGTCCTCGTTCTGA
- a CDS encoding GntR family transcriptional regulator, which translates to MNGTEGTGRRISAQVVCGAIRDDIVGGFFPPGGRLTEELLARRYGVSRVPVREALRTLESEGFVRTRRHAGASVAEPTEQEAADLLEMRGLLEPLGAARAAQRRGEAHLKVLRGLVRLGQERAEQGQLSDLPSLGGWFHETLAQASGSPTLAALLTQLRHKITWVFGDGPTPRAVQAWQEHAAIVDAVARGDADRARRLAALHVERAVAVRTPKHPVNAIRRRA; encoded by the coding sequence GTGAACGGCACGGAGGGCACCGGGCGGCGCATATCCGCGCAGGTGGTGTGCGGGGCGATCCGCGACGACATCGTCGGCGGCTTCTTCCCGCCCGGCGGCCGCCTCACCGAGGAACTGCTGGCGCGGCGCTACGGGGTCTCCCGGGTGCCGGTGCGCGAGGCGCTGCGCACCCTGGAGTCCGAGGGCTTCGTCCGCACCCGCCGGCACGCCGGCGCCTCGGTGGCCGAGCCGACCGAGCAGGAGGCCGCCGACCTGCTGGAGATGCGAGGCCTGCTGGAGCCGCTGGGTGCTGCCCGAGCCGCGCAGCGCCGCGGCGAGGCGCACCTGAAGGTGCTGCGCGGGCTGGTCCGGCTGGGTCAGGAGCGCGCTGAGCAAGGGCAGTTGTCCGACCTGCCGTCGCTGGGCGGATGGTTCCACGAGACGCTGGCCCAGGCGTCGGGCAGCCCCACGCTGGCCGCCCTGCTCACCCAGCTGCGGCACAAGATCACCTGGGTGTTCGGCGACGGCCCGACCCCGCGCGCCGTCCAGGCGTGGCAGGAGCACGCGGCGATCGTGGACGCGGTGGCCCGCGGCGACGCCGACCGGGCCCGCCGGCTGGCCGCCCTCCACGTGGAGCGGGCGGTCGCCGTGAGAACCCCGAAACATCCCGTCAACGCGATTCGCCGCCGGGCTTAA